From Nitrospirota bacterium:
CTTGACAAATATCCCCCAAGAAAACAAATCAACTGCCTGAAGAGGAAGATCTTCATGGGAAAGGTGGTGGTCTATATCCAGCGGTATTCGTGGTTCTATTTTGCCGCTTAATTGCCGGATTAAGTAGTCATCAAACTCCTTTATTTCCTTCTTGCTTTTGCTCCTGTCGATAACAAGGCTGACTCTTGTTGAGGCGTCTGTAAAAGGAATGACGTCCAGAACTTTTCGAGCGATAAAATTGTAAACTCTGTCTTTATTCTGTGACAGGTAATCATATACACGCCTTTTATTTAGTGTGAGGGCGTAAAGTTCGAGGGGAACAGATTCAACATGCCTATAAAAATATCTCTTAACCTCTATAGATTGTTTTGAACCTTTTAATTCAGTCCCTTCACTTTTAGGTAGTTTATTGTGTAGTGTTCTCCTTACAGCCTTGGCTATCTTTTTTCTATTTTCCATACCCTGCACCAGCATTACAGTAATAGTAAAATACTTCGATGGTTTTTTGGCAAAAAAATCAAACCCCAAATCGCCGCTTTCATCAAGGTAAAGATAAAGCATTTATCTCCTATGTCCTGCTTGCATGTGTTTCCAGAAACTGTTGCGGTGTTAATATCTTGATACCCATATATTCCTTTATGGCAAGGACTTCTCTGTCGCCTGTTATAACAACGTCTGCCCCTAATGCCGCAGCGCATTCGATGAACTTATCATCATCGGGATCATTCTTGACAATCTTTATCCTTGGTGTTTTTGTGGTAAACAGGATATTAAGACCTTTTGAGAAAAGGGACAATAGTTCTTCAAGTTCAGCTTCGTCCCTCATGCCGATTCTGCCGAGGACATCTATATATTCATCAAGAATAGCGTTAGACAGGCAAAGTGTTATTTTTTCTTTTTTCCACAGGTCTATGATCTTCTTCGGGTTGCCGCCGAAAAAAGATGAGACGAAGACATTTGTATCAATAACTAACTTCATCCCTGTTTTTTCCGCGACGCCTTTATTGCCTTCTCTATCGCTGCAGGTGTTGTGCCTTTTGATTTCAATTTCTTCCCGATTCTGTTCCAGAGGTCATCAACGTATACGCCGATATCACGTTCTTTAATGCGTTCTTCTATCAGTTCCCTGACCATTTCGCTTGTTGTTTTGCCTTCAAGTCGTGCGAGTTTGTTAAGCCTGTTCTTAATCTCATCATCTATCCTTATAATCATCTGCGTTGTCATGTTTTTACCTCCGTAATATATTTGTATATATTGTATATCACATATATACTGTAGTCAACTACCCCCTGCGCATTCTTTGCCTTCAAATCCCCGCTTTCATCAAGGTACAGATATAGCATTTATCTCCTATTGTTTATCAGGACATTTCTCATAAATTTCTCTTAGGAACTCATAACCTCTTTGACCGTAGATATTGCATATCCTTCGGGCATTTTCTGTGTTGTTTGACATACACAGGAATTCCACTATTGAGCGGATATGTTTCTTGTCGTAGTCGGGGGTAAACTTTTCAAGCATCTTTAAAAAGATTTCGCCAATGTATTTAGCTGTTTCTTTGCTATCGCCTTTATCTTTGAGTTCATCTAAATATTCAATAAAGAAAGGTGAATTAAAATCTTCATGAACATAGGGTGCTGATAACTTTAACCATTCAAAGTTTTCCTTATCAATTCGGGGGAGTATTGTTGCCAATTTTGCTGCATTTGATAGGATTTTCTTATCTTCTTCCTTTAAAGACTCTTTTCCCTTATATTTTTCATATAGCCATCTCCAGAACTCGATAATCCCTTTTCTGATATCTTCATCTGTCTCAGTTTGTTCTCCAAGATATCCTCTCTGTATCCAGAAGAAATCGATAATATCCTCAATCTGGTCATATTTAAACTTATCTAGTATTTGTTTAAACAAGCTCTCTTTCTCAGAAATTGACTCATGTTTTCTCAAATAGCCCAAAGCGATATGCTGAACTAAATGTTCATTGTCTCTCTTCTCTTTAAAATCATAATCAACGCTATACTGATAATGTGGTCTCATCAAATCATAGAGGTCATCATAGACTCTTCCAATAGAAAGGTAGCCATCTATAAAAGCTTCCCAGTATTTAGTGCCTTTTTCATTTTCAAGGGATTTAATCTTCTCTTTGACCCATTCCTTGTCTAAATAATAAAAGTTAGGCATATAGCGTCCAAGGTTTGTAAATCCTTCAATAATTTTATTCTTCAATATTTTCTCGTACTTTTCTTTAAACTTAGATGACCATTTTATATCACTCTTAATCCCCTTTTTATCATTGACACGGGCTATTCTTAAAGAGAGCAGGATAAGAGCAGTTATTGCCTTGCCGAAAGCTGTATTTAATGTGTAAGTAACATAATCAGTTATTTCTTTATCTTCCTCAGCATTCAGATTATCCAATAGCAGAAAGACAATCTCCTTTGCTTTCTCAAAGTGTTGTTCAGGGAATGCCCACACATCATCTCTTGTTCCGTCCTGTATAAGTTCGGAAACTATTCCGGCGATCCATTGATGATTTGCTCCGCCTAACCATTCATTCTTTTCAACTATCAATTTATCTTCCCAGAATTCTTTTCTGTTTATATAAGGAATGATGAAATCGAATACCTTATTCCAATCTATAATTTTCTTTTCATTCCAGGCATCTTTTATCCCCTTCAACATTTCGTAAATATAAATAAAACCAGTATCTTTAAAAGGAGTGAAATCTTCTACAAACTTCTCGGGCATTTCTTTGGCAACTTCAGCCATAAGGTCAGAAAGCCCGCCGACAGTCGGTCCCCTCCACGAATCTTTTGTCCGGAATTCTGCAAGAAACTCTGCAAGCTTGTCGTTAGACATTTTTATTATTTCGTCTTTTGTGACTGGAGACGGCCCCGGGCCCCATCGAGTTTCAACTTTTCCTACAGCCGGGTGCAGCTCTGCATCTACATTCGTTATTTCTTTCATCTCATCATACAGATTTTTAAAATATTGGTCATGGGAAAGCGCCCTGTATATTTCCTGTTTAGACAGAGCAGTATATCTTTCAGTATCTTCCTTGAAATCGTATTTTTTCGAAGCCTTCATAATTTTTTCGTTAAGTATCTTTCTTCGCTTGTCTGTTAAGATTTGAAGATTTTCCAATAGGTGCTTTAATTCATCTCCAAAGTATAAAGTCTTTTCCATCAAGAGGTCGCCTTTTTCTGATTTTAATATTTCCCAGCATAATTCATTGTATTTGTCCATATTCTGGCCCATAACATAAATCGCCATCTTGGGAAAGTAGAGATATTTATCTTCAATAAATTGCTTCAATGTTATTCTGGCAGTAGTTACATCACTTTTGGCTTTCGCAAGTAAAACCCTCTTGAGAATAAAAGTAAGCATCTCCAGCGGTTCGGTGACATGGTGATCTCTTTCATCATAAAATGAATAGTAAGTTTCATCCTCTTCGCTTTTAAGAATGCTTTTTATTTTCTTTGTTAAATCTTCAACAACTTTAACCGTGCATTTTTCTCCTATTACATCCGAGTATTTCTTAAAAGCTTCTTTTAACCAGTGCGAGTCTATGACAAGTTTATTCTCTTCTTTTTTGCCGAGCAACTTTGCTCGTTCTTCACTTAATGGGATTGGTTTGAATGCTGTAACAAAATCAACGATCTTCTCTGCTTTCCTGATATCCTCTAGATTATTGGTGAGGAATTTAGGTAGTAATTTTGTCGCAACTTCTGCTCCCTGCAGCATAGTGTCAAACTTAGAATCAAGCCAGATGGGAATCAGGTTAATAATATCAATAGGTATTTTGTCATTTGGGATATTGCAAAGGATTTTCACGAAATAAAACCATGTGCGGTAGTTGTCTATATGTTGACCAGTAGAATCCCTATAATTTGATACTTCCTTGATTATTCCCAACAGTTCGTCAATGTATTTCTCGTTACCTGGCGCATTTGCTTGTTGAGAAACTTTTTCCAGATAAGATAGGACATTCCATTGAGGGATAGAATAATACCCTTTCTCCTTGGCTTCCTGTGGACATGTATCAGGATTAGGATTAAAATAGCCTCGTTTTTTTAGCTCATCAAACCATTCAAGTTCAGATCTTTTTTCAAAAAACTTATCCTCATTTACAGCTTTTTTTTGGATTCTATTTAGAAGTTCTAATTTTTTATTGCTCAGCATACTTTCCTATCTCTTCAATTTCTGAAATAATTTCATAAGGACTTGGGATGCTCTTATCCAATGCAGTTGCCAAGTTATCCAGAACAAAATGTATTTTCTCATAATTCTCCTCATCAATTATATACGGGATAGGTTCAACTCCAAACGATTTATAGTAGTCCATTTCAAGTTTGAATTTTGTTATTTCATGGGTAAAAATAGGGCTCAAAAGATAAGCTACACGTTCAATAGAAAAGCTTTTAATTTTATAAATTCTTTCAATTATATCCCACTCATTTAATCCATATCCCAAAAAAATGATGATACCCTTCATTGTTTCTACTCTCGAGAATAATTCATTCAAAGAAGAGTTCTTGTCACTATAATGAGATAAATATTTTTCAACCGGTAAGACACATTCCTGAATGTTCTCGACATTCCCATGTAGATAAATAATATTCCCGTCTTTAAATACGTTGTAATTCGCTTGTTTCATCCTTTCTTGGTCATCAGGTAGCGTGCAGTTGTAAATTTTCATATTTTTACCGACGTCCTGAATTGATGAAACGAAGTCCTTTAATCCGCGATCTATGTTAGTAGTCATATGTGCTGTCGCTTTGATTGAGAATATTTTTTTATAGATATTCTGAACTTTGCTAAAATCTTTTATTGCTACAGAATCTAGTATTACCTGTACGTATATATCTAACTTATTACTTTTGTTGCATTTCCTATGACAAATACTTATGACTTTCCGTGGATTCGTACTCGCATCTTTTAATAGAATATCCTCTTCAGCATAAGTCAAAATGTTTGATTCTCGAAGTTTTTTTACTAAGGCAATAGCCATTTCATCCCAAAGAAGACAACCATATAATTTAGAAACACCTGCTCCTATAAAAAAAATGATACTTTCATTTTTTGCTGCTTGATGTAAGTCAGGGAAATCATCTTTCTGGAATTGGAGCTTCCTGTTAATCTCATCTATAGACAGAGCACCCTTATGGTTCATCACTGAACTCTCCATAACTTCGCAATATTTTTCTCATAATTCAAAATTCCCATGACCCATTCGTGGTCTCATGTTGTTATAAACAACCATGTCAAAATTGAAAAGTTTCGTTATATCACTGAGCAGATGTTTAAAGCTATTGTTCATATATAAAATCATGTTATAGTCAGAAACAGGGCGCCATTTCTCTTTTCTTTTAATTGCAATTACCCCAGCGACCTTCTTTCGAAAATCACATTCGTTGAGTAAACCGTCATTCTTTCTGCTCCATGTTTGTTTTTCACTATCGATTATTTCGAACTCTGTTCCAAAAAGAGCATCACAGATATCTATATCTTCCTTGTTATCAGCTTCCATAACTGTGAGGTTGATATTGCTCTTGTCTGCTTCCCAATTAAATGCTCCCGCCGCATTAATAAGGCTCTGTTTTATCTGCTCTTTT
This genomic window contains:
- a CDS encoding SIR2 family protein, which translates into the protein MESSVMNHKGALSIDEINRKLQFQKDDFPDLHQAAKNESIIFFIGAGVSKLYGCLLWDEMAIALVKKLRESNILTYAEEDILLKDASTNPRKVISICHRKCNKSNKLDIYVQVILDSVAIKDFSKVQNIYKKIFSIKATAHMTTNIDRGLKDFVSSIQDVGKNMKIYNCTLPDDQERMKQANYNVFKDGNIIYLHGNVENIQECVLPVEKYLSHYSDKNSSLNELFSRVETMKGIIIFLGYGLNEWDIIERIYKIKSFSIERVAYLLSPIFTHEITKFKLEMDYYKSFGVEPIPYIIDEENYEKIHFVLDNLATALDKSIPSPYEIISEIEEIGKYAEQ
- a CDS encoding DUF3800 domain-containing protein, producing MLYLYLDESGDLGFDFFAKKPSKYFTITVMLVQGMENRKKIAKAVRRTLHNKLPKSEGTELKGSKQSIEVKRYFYRHVESVPLELYALTLNKRRVYDYLSQNKDRVYNFIARKVLDVIPFTDASTRVSLVIDRSKSKKEIKEFDDYLIRQLSGKIEPRIPLDIDHHLSHEDLPLQAVDLFSWGIFVKYQLYSPPRYQIYSPLFPG
- a CDS encoding ribbon-helix-helix protein, CopG family produces the protein MTTQMIIRIDDEIKNRLNKLARLEGKTTSEMVRELIEERIKERDIGVYVDDLWNRIGKKLKSKGTTPAAIEKAIKASRKKQG
- a CDS encoding putative toxin-antitoxin system toxin component, PIN family encodes the protein MKLVIDTNVFVSSFFGGNPKKIIDLWKKEKITLCLSNAILDEYIDVLGRIGMRDEAELEELLSLFSKGLNILFTTKTPRIKIVKNDPDDDKFIECAAALGADVVITGDREVLAIKEYMGIKILTPQQFLETHASRT